The Streptomyces griseiscabiei genomic sequence ACCGGCTCTACGAGCGCGGGGGGTTGACCGTGCACGCGGTGCGCTGCGCGCTCGGTGACGACGCGTTCTTCCGGATGCTGCGCGGCTGGGCGACCGTCCATCGCGGGGGCGCGGTGACGACGCCCGGCTTCACCGCGCACGCGGGGCGCTACGCGGAAGAGCCGCTGGACGACCTGTTCCGGGCCTGGCTGCGGGAGCCCGCGCTGCCGCCGCTGCCCGTGCCGAAGGGGCCCGCGCTCCCGGCGCGCCCGACGTATCCGCCGACGAACGCGGGCTCGCCGTAGGGCCCTGCGGGCGGTCGGGAGCCGCAGGGCCGGGAGGGCTCGTGCGGGACCGGGTGCGCGGGGCGGGCACAATGGCGGGCATGTCGTCGCGTCGCAGCAGTTCCAAGGCCAGGTCGAAGAGCGGGACTTCCCGGGTCTCCTCACCGACCCCGCGCACCTGCCCCTGCGGGCTGCCCGAGGCGTACGAGGCCTGCTGCGGCCGGTACCACTCCGGCGGCGCCGCGCCGACCGCCGAGGCCCTGATGCGGTCCCGGTACAGCGCCTTCGTCGTCCGCGACGAGGCGTATCTGCTCCGCAGCTGGCACCCCCGGACCCGGCCCGCCGACGTCGCCTTCGACACGACGATGCGCTGGACCGGCCTGGAGATCCTGGACACCCGCGACGGCACCCCCTTCCACACCACCGGCACGGTCACCTTCCGCGCCTCGTTCCGGGGCGGCTCGATGCACGAGCGGAGCCGGTTCGAGCGGGTGGACGGGCCCTGGGTGTATGTGGACGGGGAGTTCCTGGAGTCGTGACCCGCTGTTTCGACCCGCTCACGTCCCTCGGCGACGACCGGGAGGCGTTCGAGGGGCGTTGGGAGGACCGGCTCTGGTTGAACGGGAGTACCTGAGCGGGCGGCGCGGTGAGTGGGAGGAGTGCGACGCCCGGTCGGGGCAGGGGATCGTCGCGGCGGTGGGGGACTTCGAG encodes the following:
- a CDS encoding YchJ family protein, with translation MSSRRSSSKARSKSGTSRVSSPTPRTCPCGLPEAYEACCGRYHSGGAAPTAEALMRSRYSAFVVRDEAYLLRSWHPRTRPADVAFDTTMRWTGLEILDTRDGTPFHTTGTVTFRASFRGGSMHERSRFERVDGPWVYVDGEFLES